A stretch of the Thalassotalea euphylliae genome encodes the following:
- a CDS encoding uroporphyrinogen-III synthase — MATNIVNKSHLQASCSSKQSHSSKLSKPKLLITRPEPQAQQLASQLNLAGYQTLCQPMFAYSAAANQSQLSQVLNTHQPSIIIFVSKAAVEWANKILPLSAWPTATTAITVAVGSATLTALHQLGIKQAICPPQHDSEGMLALPELSQVTNKNILIVRGNGGRELLANELVIRGANVRYFESYYRQWHEFDPHQAQQWRSQGVTGIIVTSQALLESTWQLTQNGTHSEHNNNFWQNTCLWFVASTRIAQLAREYGLRHVICTHGASDQAIITTLNQLESINDN; from the coding sequence ATGGCGACTAACATAGTCAATAAATCGCACCTTCAGGCGAGTTGTTCAAGCAAGCAAAGCCACTCAAGCAAGCTAAGCAAACCCAAATTGCTGATTACTCGCCCTGAGCCACAGGCTCAACAATTAGCTAGCCAACTTAACTTAGCTGGCTATCAAACTCTTTGCCAACCGATGTTTGCATATTCAGCCGCTGCCAATCAAAGTCAACTAAGCCAAGTACTTAATACGCACCAGCCCAGCATTATTATTTTTGTTAGCAAAGCTGCAGTCGAGTGGGCGAATAAAATACTTCCTCTTAGTGCTTGGCCAACTGCCACCACTGCCATTACTGTCGCCGTTGGTAGCGCAACCCTTACCGCTTTGCATCAACTGGGTATCAAGCAAGCAATTTGTCCACCCCAGCATGACAGTGAAGGAATGCTGGCGCTGCCTGAATTAAGCCAAGTAACCAACAAAAACATTCTTATTGTGCGCGGCAATGGCGGTCGGGAGCTACTGGCAAATGAGCTGGTTATACGCGGTGCAAATGTTCGCTATTTCGAAAGTTACTATCGCCAGTGGCACGAGTTTGATCCGCATCAAGCCCAGCAGTGGCGCAGCCAAGGGGTAACAGGCATTATTGTGACCAGTCAGGCATTACTTGAAAGCACTTGGCAATTAACCCAAAATGGGACTCATTCTGAGCATAACAATAATTTCTGGCAAAACACCTGTTTATGGTTTGTTGCCAGCACGCGTATTGCACAACTCGCAAGGGAATATGGGCTTAGGCACGTGATTTGTACTCACGGCGCAAGTGATCAAGCCATCATCACCACGCTGAACCAATTGGAATCTATAAATGACAACTAA
- the uvrD gene encoding DNA helicase II, whose amino-acid sequence MDVSDLLDGLNDKQREAVAAPLQNMLVLAGAGSGKTRVLVQRIAWLMRIEQASPHSILAVTFTNKAASEMRARVEQTTGGNVFGMWLGTFHGLAHRLLRMHFQEANLPQSFQVLDSDDQLRLVKRTIRALNLDEKKWPAKQAVWYINGKKDEGLRPKHLDAQFDPTEQTFINIYQSYQDACDRAGLVDFAELLLRAHELWLEHPALLNHYQQRFQHILVDEFQDTNAIQYAWLTMLGKDQSKVMIVGDDDQSIYGWRGAKIENIQRFLDDYPKAETIRLEQNYRSTANILNASNKLIANNNNRLGKELWTQDTAGEKISIYTAFNEIDEARFIAGRINTWREENGSLDDVAILYRSNAQSRLLEEALLQAQLPYRIYGGLRFFERQEIKDALAYMRLINNRDDDAAFERIINTPTRGIGNQSLALIRDAAKSMEVTLWRACQNMLAEQSIKGRAANAITNFINLIDQLEDDSAALDLDQQVNFVIGHSGLKAMYQAEKGERAQARIENLNELVTACQTFVQEPELEEEQTKLTAFLTHASLEAGESQADEYEPAVQLMTMHSAKGLEFPLVFIAGLEEGMFPSQQSQEDISRLEEERRLCYVGMTRAMHKLYLCHAESRRLYGQEKYHKPSRFLRELPQECVEEIRLQSQVSRPASSGRFSATLTTESFDNTGFSLGQRVMHQKFGEGVVLNYEGAGAQSRIQVNFEQVGIKWLVVSYANLTSIN is encoded by the coding sequence ATGGATGTTTCTGATCTATTAGACGGCTTAAATGACAAGCAGCGCGAAGCCGTCGCTGCACCTCTACAAAATATGCTTGTGCTGGCAGGTGCTGGCAGTGGTAAAACACGTGTATTAGTACAACGTATCGCTTGGTTAATGCGTATTGAGCAAGCGTCGCCGCATAGTATTTTGGCGGTAACCTTTACCAACAAAGCCGCCTCAGAAATGCGCGCCCGTGTTGAGCAAACCACTGGCGGCAATGTGTTTGGTATGTGGCTAGGTACTTTCCATGGTTTAGCACACCGTTTATTGCGCATGCACTTCCAAGAAGCTAACTTGCCGCAGAGCTTCCAAGTGTTAGATTCTGACGATCAATTGCGCTTAGTCAAGCGCACTATTCGAGCGCTCAACCTAGATGAGAAAAAATGGCCGGCTAAGCAAGCAGTTTGGTATATCAACGGCAAAAAAGATGAAGGATTAAGACCGAAACACCTTGATGCTCAGTTTGATCCGACCGAGCAAACCTTTATTAATATTTACCAAAGTTACCAAGATGCATGTGACCGCGCTGGCTTAGTTGATTTCGCTGAGCTCTTGCTGCGAGCACATGAGCTATGGCTTGAACACCCAGCGTTACTTAATCATTACCAGCAGCGCTTTCAGCACATTTTGGTTGACGAATTCCAAGACACTAACGCGATTCAATATGCCTGGCTGACCATGCTTGGCAAAGATCAAAGCAAGGTCATGATTGTTGGTGACGACGATCAGTCAATTTACGGTTGGCGTGGCGCTAAAATCGAGAATATTCAGCGCTTCCTTGATGATTACCCGAAAGCAGAAACGATTCGTTTAGAACAAAACTATCGCTCAACCGCTAACATTCTAAATGCATCCAATAAGTTAATTGCCAACAACAATAACCGCCTAGGTAAAGAGCTGTGGACGCAAGACACGGCTGGCGAAAAAATCTCGATCTACACAGCCTTTAATGAAATCGACGAAGCTCGCTTTATTGCTGGCCGCATCAATACTTGGCGAGAAGAAAATGGCTCGCTTGATGATGTCGCCATTTTATATCGCAGTAACGCGCAATCACGCCTACTGGAAGAAGCTTTACTGCAAGCACAGCTGCCCTACCGCATTTACGGTGGTTTACGCTTCTTCGAGCGCCAAGAAATTAAAGATGCGCTCGCTTATATGCGCCTAATTAATAATCGTGACGATGACGCTGCGTTCGAGCGCATTATCAACACGCCAACACGTGGCATTGGCAACCAAAGCCTAGCGCTGATTCGCGATGCCGCAAAGTCGATGGAAGTTACTTTGTGGCGAGCGTGTCAAAACATGCTGGCCGAACAAAGCATTAAAGGCCGTGCAGCAAACGCCATTACCAACTTTATTAACCTGATTGATCAGCTTGAAGATGACTCTGCTGCATTAGATTTAGATCAACAAGTGAACTTTGTTATCGGTCATAGCGGTCTTAAAGCTATGTACCAAGCAGAAAAAGGCGAACGAGCGCAGGCACGCATTGAAAACTTAAACGAATTAGTCACGGCTTGCCAAACCTTTGTGCAAGAACCAGAACTGGAAGAAGAACAAACCAAGTTAACGGCTTTTCTTACTCATGCCTCGCTTGAAGCAGGTGAGTCGCAAGCAGATGAATATGAGCCAGCGGTGCAATTAATGACGATGCACTCGGCGAAAGGTTTGGAGTTTCCGCTGGTCTTTATTGCTGGTTTAGAGGAAGGTATGTTCCCTTCTCAACAGTCGCAAGAAGATATTAGTCGTTTAGAAGAAGAGCGACGCCTATGTTACGTTGGCATGACAAGGGCAATGCACAAGCTATACTTATGTCATGCTGAAAGTCGGCGCTTATATGGTCAAGAAAAATACCATAAGCCGAGTCGTTTTTTACGCGAGTTACCACAAGAGTGTGTAGAAGAGATACGCTTGCAAAGTCAGGTTTCACGACCAGCTTCAAGTGGCAGGTTTTCTGCGACCTTAACCACGGAGTCTTTTGATAATACTGGGTTTAGCCTTGGGCAACGAGTGATGCATCAAAAGTTTGGTGAAGGTGTGGTACTTAATTATGAAGGAGCAGGTGCTCAAAGCCGTATTCAGGTTAATTTTGAGCAAGTGGGTATCAAATGGTTAGTTGTTTCGTACGCTAACTTAACATCAATTAACTAG
- a CDS encoding diguanylate cyclase — protein MADRLLVVEDSKPIARVISQLAESLGFEVVVATTLAEVEALLQGDTKFFAATVDYALPDAPDGEAIPCVLSHGVQAVVMTGKMDDITRQKILAQAVVDYIPKENSQAFLYLKRILHGQQVNHENGILVVDDSLATRNHIVELLMRRNFTVYVASDGVKALEVIEQHPDIKMVITDLEMPNMDGIELTNELRKRYSRDRMSVIGISGASNGIHSARFIKNGADDFLRKPFCPEEFYCRITQNIESLNNIKQIQRAANTDYLTDLPNRRAFIQVAQTKLPKYAEQGVAYGLAMLDIDYFKKINDNYGHDAGDNVLKMVALYMRKHLPRAMLARLGGEEFAVLMEGVDEDQLFTRLDDLRRELSVAQLPYEDQQISLTISIGAVFNGSGSLASQMNEADQALYNAKENGRNQVVISGQED, from the coding sequence ATGGCTGATCGTTTATTAGTTGTAGAAGATAGTAAGCCAATTGCTAGGGTTATTAGTCAGCTGGCTGAGTCATTGGGATTCGAAGTCGTGGTTGCAACCACCTTGGCTGAAGTTGAAGCTTTATTGCAAGGTGATACTAAGTTTTTTGCTGCCACTGTTGACTATGCCTTACCGGATGCACCTGATGGCGAGGCTATTCCATGCGTGTTATCTCATGGTGTGCAAGCGGTTGTGATGACCGGAAAAATGGATGATATCACCCGTCAGAAAATCTTAGCGCAAGCCGTTGTTGATTATATTCCGAAAGAAAATAGCCAAGCGTTTTTGTATTTAAAACGTATATTGCACGGCCAGCAAGTGAATCATGAAAATGGCATTTTGGTGGTTGATGATAGCCTCGCAACTCGCAATCATATTGTTGAACTGTTAATGCGCAGAAACTTTACTGTTTATGTCGCCAGCGACGGTGTTAAAGCACTCGAAGTAATAGAGCAGCACCCTGATATTAAGATGGTGATCACTGATTTAGAAATGCCGAATATGGATGGTATTGAGCTTACCAATGAATTGCGCAAACGTTACTCACGTGATCGTATGTCGGTTATTGGTATTTCAGGCGCCAGCAATGGTATTCATTCTGCTCGATTTATTAAAAATGGCGCCGATGACTTCTTACGCAAACCATTTTGTCCTGAAGAGTTTTACTGCCGAATTACGCAAAACATTGAAAGTTTAAACAATATTAAGCAAATTCAACGTGCAGCGAATACTGACTACTTAACAGACTTACCTAACCGTCGCGCCTTTATTCAAGTTGCGCAAACCAAATTGCCTAAATACGCGGAACAAGGTGTCGCTTACGGATTAGCGATGTTAGACATTGATTACTTCAAAAAAATCAATGATAACTATGGTCACGATGCCGGTGACAATGTGCTGAAAATGGTTGCCTTGTATATGCGTAAACACTTGCCAAGAGCGATGTTGGCGCGCTTGGGTGGTGAAGAGTTTGCGGTGTTGATGGAAGGGGTTGATGAAGACCAATTATTCACGCGCCTAGATGATTTGCGCCGTGAGCTTTCTGTTGCCCAATTGCCATACGAAGATCAGCAAATATCACTCACTATCAGTATAGGTGCGGTGTTCAATGGCTCAGGTTCATTGGCAAGCCAAATGAATGAAGCTGATCAAGCCTTATACAATGCCAAAGAAAATGGCCGTAACCAAGTCGTGATTAGCGGCCAAGAAGACTAG
- the dapF gene encoding diaminopimelate epimerase: protein MLVNFSKMHGLGNDFMVIDNVTQNVYLPNDQIKKLANRNFGVGFDQLLVVEPPYDPDLDFHYRIFNADGSEVGQCGNGARCFARFVRSKGLTNRNKIRVSTSSGKMTLYVERDGNVSVNMPTPQFEPAQIPFKAQKVEGTYIMRTEHETVLCGAVSMGNPHCVLTVDDINTAPVETLGRELSTHERFPKEVNVGFMQVVSPDFIKLRVFERGAGETLACGSGACAAVVIGQTQKKLNKQVTVELPGGKLRIFWKGPGHPVKMSGPAAHVFDGQIHI, encoded by the coding sequence ATGCTGGTTAATTTTTCAAAAATGCACGGCTTGGGCAATGACTTTATGGTCATTGATAATGTTACCCAGAACGTATACTTGCCGAATGATCAAATAAAAAAACTGGCAAACCGCAATTTTGGCGTTGGCTTTGACCAACTCTTGGTTGTTGAACCCCCTTATGACCCTGATTTAGATTTTCACTACCGTATTTTCAACGCTGATGGCAGTGAAGTTGGCCAATGTGGCAATGGTGCTCGCTGTTTTGCTCGCTTCGTGCGCAGCAAAGGGCTTACTAACCGCAATAAGATTCGCGTTTCAACTTCTTCTGGCAAAATGACGCTTTACGTTGAGCGTGATGGCAATGTATCAGTGAATATGCCAACACCTCAATTTGAACCTGCGCAAATCCCCTTTAAAGCGCAAAAGGTTGAAGGCACCTACATTATGCGCACCGAACATGAAACTGTGCTGTGTGGCGCCGTCTCTATGGGCAATCCACACTGCGTGTTGACCGTTGACGATATTAACACTGCGCCAGTAGAAACCTTAGGGCGTGAGCTATCCACCCACGAGCGTTTTCCAAAAGAAGTCAATGTTGGCTTTATGCAGGTAGTTTCACCTGACTTTATTAAATTGCGCGTTTTTGAGCGTGGTGCTGGTGAAACCTTAGCTTGTGGCAGCGGTGCATGTGCAGCCGTGGTGATTGGTCAAACACAGAAAAAATTGAATAAACAAGTTACTGTTGAATTGCCTGGCGGTAAACTACGGATATTTTGGAAGGGTCCAGGCCACCCGGTGAAAATGTCTGGCCCGGCTGCTCATGTTTTTGATGGTCAAATACATATATGA
- the lptM gene encoding LPS translocon maturation chaperone LptM, whose translation MKTKLNRICACFFVLCLLAGCGLKAPLYQTPEQPEQEQPVSDAGEN comes from the coding sequence ATGAAAACAAAACTTAACCGAATTTGTGCCTGCTTTTTTGTTCTTTGTCTGCTTGCTGGTTGTGGCTTAAAAGCGCCACTTTATCAAACACCAGAGCAGCCTGAGCAAGAACAGCCAGTATCGGATGCAGGAGAAAACTAA
- the hemC gene encoding hydroxymethylbilane synthase: MTTVRIATRKSALALWQAEYVKAQLEHFHQDITVELVPMTTKGDIILDTPLAKVGGKGLFVKELEVAMLEGRADIAVHSMKDVPVDFPEGLGLEVICPREDPRDAFVSNTYASIDQLPEGAIVGTSSLRRQCQLKSQRPDLDIRDLRGNVNTRLKKLDDGEYDAIILASAGLIRLEMPERIKAYIEPEQMLPANGQGAVGIECRTDDETIKQLLAPLECQETRVRVLAERAMNRALEGGCQVPIGSYAIIEDDELYLRGLVGSVDGSEIIESEITGSVEHAEQIGQKLADTLLGLGAKRILQQVYGD; encoded by the coding sequence ATGACCACAGTAAGAATCGCGACTCGCAAAAGCGCTTTAGCCCTATGGCAAGCGGAATACGTAAAAGCTCAATTAGAGCACTTTCATCAAGATATCACCGTTGAACTTGTCCCAATGACAACCAAAGGCGATATCATTCTTGATACGCCGCTGGCTAAAGTCGGCGGTAAAGGCTTGTTCGTTAAAGAGCTAGAAGTTGCCATGCTAGAAGGGCGCGCAGATATTGCCGTGCATTCGATGAAAGATGTACCTGTCGATTTTCCAGAAGGTTTAGGGCTGGAAGTTATTTGCCCGCGTGAAGACCCGCGCGACGCTTTTGTTTCAAACACTTACGCCAGCATTGACCAGTTACCAGAGGGTGCCATTGTTGGCACCTCAAGCTTACGTCGCCAGTGTCAGCTAAAATCGCAGCGTCCCGATTTAGATATTCGCGATTTACGCGGCAACGTGAATACGCGCTTGAAAAAGCTTGATGACGGCGAGTACGACGCTATTATCCTTGCCTCGGCGGGCCTTATTCGTTTGGAAATGCCAGAGCGCATTAAAGCCTATATTGAACCAGAGCAAATGTTACCAGCAAATGGTCAAGGGGCGGTAGGTATTGAGTGCCGTACCGATGATGAAACCATCAAGCAATTGTTAGCACCGCTAGAATGCCAAGAAACTCGTGTTCGAGTGCTGGCCGAGCGCGCCATGAACCGTGCGCTTGAAGGCGGTTGCCAAGTACCAATCGGCAGCTACGCTATTATTGAAGACGACGAACTGTACTTGCGTGGTTTAGTGGGTTCAGTTGACGGTAGCGAAATTATCGAAAGCGAAATTACTGGTAGCGTTGAGCATGCTGAGCAAATCGGTCAAAAACTTGCCGATACGCTACTAGGCTTAGGTGCTAAGCGCATTCTTCAGCAAGTTTATGGCGACTAA
- the cyaY gene encoding iron donor protein CyaY, with amino-acid sequence MNDSQYNFIADELLLAVEEAIEDCGTDIDYEGVGGMLTLAFKNGSKIIINKQAPLHEIWVATKFNGHHFVLENHQWRDKRAGDEFWQFLSAAVAKQAEADITLAQP; translated from the coding sequence ATGAACGATAGCCAATACAATTTCATTGCTGACGAGTTATTACTCGCGGTAGAAGAAGCCATTGAAGACTGTGGTACAGACATCGACTACGAAGGTGTTGGTGGCATGCTAACCTTGGCATTTAAGAACGGCAGTAAAATTATTATCAATAAGCAAGCGCCACTGCACGAAATTTGGGTTGCCACTAAGTTTAATGGTCACCACTTTGTGTTAGAAAACCACCAATGGCGTGACAAACGTGCTGGCGATGAATTTTGGCAGTTTTTGTCTGCCGCCGTTGCCAAACAAGCAGAAGCTGACATTACGTTAGCACAGCCATAA
- a CDS encoding DUF484 family protein — MNEQNPLHADDLPLTDDLVVRYLEDNPEFFSRNPSLITSLRLQDPHRGTVSLVERQQTQLRQKIQGLEEEITQLMSVANNNEQLFRLYSDLYLQLIDSKNVTQLLDILTRATLELLSLSGLKLWLTPSFIANHATPAHDSVIVNDCQSVIETRLANEDYYFGRLQQSELQQIFGHGFAGSVVLIKLEHAGQDIGFLAISSQDADHFDPRMDTLLLSQFQKLVAKLLFQHLEQ, encoded by the coding sequence ATGAATGAACAAAACCCGTTACACGCCGACGATTTACCGTTAACAGACGATCTCGTTGTGCGTTACCTTGAAGATAACCCTGAGTTTTTTAGCCGCAACCCATCATTGATTACGTCTTTGCGTTTGCAAGACCCACATCGTGGCACAGTCTCACTAGTGGAGCGTCAACAAACCCAGCTAAGACAAAAAATTCAAGGGCTTGAGGAAGAAATTACTCAGTTAATGTCCGTTGCTAACAATAATGAGCAACTGTTTCGCTTATACAGCGATTTGTATTTGCAGTTAATTGACAGCAAAAATGTTACGCAATTATTAGATATTCTTACACGTGCAACCTTAGAGCTGCTTTCTCTGTCAGGATTAAAGTTATGGTTAACGCCTAGCTTTATCGCTAACCATGCAACGCCAGCGCACGACAGTGTGATCGTAAACGACTGCCAGTCGGTCATCGAAACGCGCTTAGCAAACGAAGATTATTATTTTGGCCGATTGCAGCAAAGCGAACTACAACAAATATTTGGTCACGGGTTTGCCGGCTCCGTAGTGCTCATTAAGCTCGAGCATGCTGGTCAAGATATCGGGTTTTTAGCGATTAGCTCGCAAGATGCCGATCACTTTGATCCGCGTATGGATACCTTGTTGCTTAGCCAATTCCAAAAGCTAGTGGCTAAACTGTTATTTCAACATCTTGAACAATAA
- a CDS encoding uroporphyrinogen-III C-methyltransferase: MTTNTTPESADNNAKSSKVESSASATKVATKKAPTSTQSGARAPQASNAISKVGLLALVLSVGAFATIGGGYLWLQEQQKLLLSELSQHQQQQNTSVEQSLKQALASQQQNTLAQIPQLAEQAVAPAISPVQQELAQLKALTLSLQQTKNTPWQLKEAEYLIRVASRSLWLEQDAQLATRLLNEADDKLKATKNPEFLPVRKLISQDIAVLNLLPELATDDVILTLMGLAEQVNRLPIAMAHLPTPTEADPDLELSDDIADWQENLAKTWQKIANYFFTVKRRASNVEALLSPEQQNILRQNLILKLQLAQWAASQHKKALYQESLVKVNAWLSEYFDTDSPEVTGFIDTVTAMNNQVISLSLPSKLESYTAISRLVQSSERSNVQSDAQGEVQNDASPADNDENEKRKAVNEQDSAGAIL; this comes from the coding sequence ATGACAACTAACACAACGCCGGAGTCGGCTGATAACAACGCAAAGTCATCTAAGGTTGAGTCATCAGCCAGCGCAACAAAAGTTGCTACGAAAAAAGCGCCTACATCCACTCAATCAGGCGCTCGTGCCCCGCAAGCAAGTAACGCTATTTCGAAAGTCGGCTTGTTGGCTTTAGTATTGTCGGTTGGCGCATTCGCGACTATCGGTGGTGGATACTTGTGGCTACAAGAACAACAAAAGTTGCTACTTAGCGAGCTGAGTCAACATCAGCAACAACAAAATACCAGTGTTGAACAAAGCTTAAAACAAGCCTTAGCAAGCCAACAACAAAATACACTTGCACAAATTCCACAATTGGCAGAGCAAGCGGTTGCACCAGCAATATCACCAGTGCAGCAAGAGCTCGCGCAGCTAAAAGCACTGACTTTAAGTTTACAACAAACGAAAAATACGCCGTGGCAGCTAAAAGAAGCAGAATATCTGATCCGCGTAGCTAGCCGTTCATTATGGTTAGAGCAAGATGCTCAATTGGCGACTCGCTTACTAAACGAAGCGGATGACAAGTTAAAAGCAACTAAGAACCCAGAGTTCTTGCCTGTGCGCAAACTGATCAGCCAAGATATTGCGGTATTGAACTTACTACCAGAATTAGCAACTGATGACGTTATTCTCACTTTGATGGGGTTAGCCGAGCAAGTTAATCGCTTACCGATTGCGATGGCGCACTTACCAACGCCAACAGAAGCAGATCCTGATCTAGAGTTGTCTGACGACATTGCCGATTGGCAAGAAAACCTTGCTAAGACATGGCAGAAAATAGCGAATTACTTCTTTACGGTTAAACGCCGTGCAAGCAACGTTGAAGCATTGCTTAGCCCAGAGCAACAAAACATTTTGCGCCAAAACTTAATACTTAAGCTACAACTTGCCCAATGGGCCGCTAGCCAGCATAAAAAAGCGCTATACCAAGAATCGCTAGTTAAGGTGAATGCATGGTTAAGTGAGTATTTTGATACTGATTCACCTGAGGTAACAGGGTTTATCGACACTGTGACAGCAATGAATAATCAAGTCATTAGCTTGAGCTTACCAAGCAAGCTTGAATCTTATACTGCCATCAGCCGCTTGGTTCAAAGCAGTGAACGAAGCAATGTACAAAGTGACGCACAGGGTGAAGTGCAAAATGATGCTTCACCCGCAGACAATGATGAAAATGAAAAGCGCAAAGCAGTTAATGAGCAAGACTCAGCTGGAGCTATTTTATGA
- a CDS encoding HAD-IA family hydrolase, with protein MKFYRTLKPIKAISFDLDDTLYSNRPVMVATERAMPGYFQQLLSPLLAGKTVTFDRHFWQPHRTAAIEQNPEIRHDVTALRLATYQLGIASLGAEKANAKSLAEQAMAHFLATRSDFSVPASSIELLQQLREHVPVVAISNGNVDTQAIGLKDQFDHIYHAGNGLKMKPAGDLFEQAAQDLAIACEHILHVGDCGRADILGALRAGCQAAWLSCYDVGKPLKVLPHIELSDVTELAGLAPHLSS; from the coding sequence TTGAAATTTTACCGTACGTTAAAGCCTATCAAGGCTATCAGCTTTGATTTAGACGACACGCTCTACAGCAATCGCCCTGTGATGGTTGCCACCGAGCGTGCGATGCCCGGCTATTTTCAACAACTATTGTCGCCGCTATTAGCTGGCAAAACAGTTACTTTTGATCGCCATTTTTGGCAGCCACATCGCACCGCCGCAATTGAGCAAAACCCTGAAATAAGGCACGATGTTACGGCATTGCGTTTAGCCACCTACCAACTTGGTATTGCAAGTTTGGGGGCGGAAAAGGCAAACGCCAAATCACTCGCTGAACAAGCTATGGCACATTTTTTAGCAACCCGTAGCGATTTTTCTGTGCCAGCCAGCAGCATTGAGTTGTTACAGCAGCTTAGAGAGCATGTGCCAGTTGTGGCCATCAGCAACGGTAATGTAGATACCCAAGCGATTGGGCTAAAAGACCAGTTTGATCATATTTACCACGCTGGCAATGGCCTAAAAATGAAGCCTGCTGGCGACTTATTTGAACAAGCGGCACAAGATTTAGCGATTGCTTGCGAGCATATACTTCATGTCGGCGATTGTGGTCGTGCTGATATTCTTGGTGCGCTGCGTGCAGGTTGCCAAGCCGCTTGGTTGTCTTGCTATGATGTTGGTAAACCGTTGAAAGTTTTACCCCATATTGAGCTAAGCGATGTGACTGAATTAGCAGGCTTAGCCCCCCACTTGAGTTCCTAA
- the lysA gene encoding diaminopimelate decarboxylase, giving the protein MDYFNYQGDSLYAEACAVTELAKQYQTPLYVYSRATIERHWHAFDKAAGELPHLVCYAVKANSNLAVLNVMARLGSGFDIVSKGELARVIAAGGDPAKVVFSGVGKTSDEIAYALSHGIYCFNIESAAELERINHVAGKAGKKAPVSFRVNPDVDAGTHPYISTGLKENKFGISIEEAPALYQHAETLANIDIKGVDCHIGSQLTEVQPFLDALDRVLVLVDTLAEQGIKLSHIDVGGGLGVCYNDEQPPHPNDYAKAIAEKIAGRNITLIYEPGRAIMANAGILVTEVEFLKTNQDKHFAIVDAAMNDLLRPSLYQAWQNIIPVEQRQDELSINYDIVGPICETGDFLGKDRELAIKAGDLLAVRSAGAYGFTMSSNYNSRPRVAEVMVDGDTSTLVRERETIEQLWQGEHLLP; this is encoded by the coding sequence ATGGATTATTTTAACTATCAAGGTGACTCCTTGTATGCCGAAGCGTGCGCTGTAACTGAGCTGGCAAAACAATATCAAACGCCGCTTTATGTCTACTCGCGTGCGACAATTGAACGTCACTGGCATGCCTTTGATAAAGCGGCAGGTGAGCTCCCTCACCTGGTATGTTATGCGGTGAAGGCGAATAGCAACTTAGCCGTGTTGAACGTGATGGCGCGTTTAGGCTCAGGTTTTGACATCGTTTCCAAGGGCGAATTAGCCCGCGTGATAGCTGCTGGTGGTGACCCTGCTAAAGTAGTTTTCTCTGGAGTAGGTAAAACCTCTGACGAAATCGCTTATGCCCTATCCCACGGTATTTACTGTTTTAATATTGAATCTGCTGCTGAACTAGAGCGCATCAATCACGTTGCGGGTAAAGCGGGCAAAAAGGCGCCTGTGTCATTTCGCGTTAATCCAGATGTTGATGCCGGCACACACCCTTATATTTCAACGGGCTTAAAAGAGAATAAGTTTGGCATTAGCATTGAAGAAGCTCCAGCGCTCTATCAACACGCGGAGACGCTTGCCAATATCGACATTAAAGGGGTTGATTGTCATATCGGCTCACAGCTCACTGAAGTACAGCCGTTTTTGGACGCACTCGACCGTGTATTAGTGTTGGTTGATACCCTTGCCGAGCAAGGTATTAAGCTTTCTCATATCGATGTTGGGGGCGGCCTAGGCGTGTGTTATAACGACGAACAACCACCGCACCCTAATGACTACGCGAAAGCGATTGCAGAGAAAATTGCCGGTCGCAATATTACCCTGATTTACGAGCCGGGCCGCGCCATAATGGCCAACGCTGGTATTTTGGTGACCGAAGTTGAGTTCTTAAAAACAAATCAAGACAAGCACTTTGCGATTGTTGACGCCGCGATGAACGACTTGCTGCGACCATCACTTTATCAGGCGTGGCAGAACATTATTCCTGTTGAGCAGCGCCAAGATGAGCTGAGCATCAATTACGATATTGTTGGGCCAATTTGTGAAACAGGTGATTTTCTCGGTAAAGACCGCGAATTAGCGATTAAAGCTGGTGATTTATTGGCGGTACGCTCGGCTGGTGCGTATGGCTTTACCATGAGCTCTAATTACAACAGTCGTCCACGTGTCGCTGAAGTCATGGTGGATGGCGACACCAGTACCCTAGTGCGAGAGCGCGAAACAATTGAGCAACTGTGGCAGGGTGAGCACCTTTTACCTTAG